From Fusobacterium russii ATCC 25533:
AAGTTTGAAGGATTTATTAAAACAGCTCTTAAAACATTTAAGAAATATTTTGAATATATTGAAAATTCTCTTTCTTTTTCATATTCAAATGGAAGGATTGAAGGAGTAATAAGGAAAATAAAAGTA
This genomic window contains:
- a CDS encoding transposase yields the protein KFEGFIKTALKTFKKYFEYIENSLSFSYSNGRIEGVIRKIKVLKNTAYGYRSFLNFKKRILICANL